Proteins from one Nicotiana tabacum cultivar K326 chromosome 23, ASM71507v2, whole genome shotgun sequence genomic window:
- the LOC107820894 gene encoding uncharacterized protein LOC107820894 produces MTSPITQKDIVTACKIETTKTIIEELNGDYFALLVDESFDMSCKEQMAIVLRYIDIMRFVMERLIDVVHVQNTSTSSLKSAIINLLAQHSLSLSYVRGQCYDGESNMQGEINGLKMLIKRESRSAHFIHCFAHQLQLTLVAISKKCLQVGELVVLVSNILNILGSSFKRMDEFRESQKERIQEALDMGELTTGRGLNQELGLSRACDTRWRYHFKSFNIFIMMFGSILDVLESLVLDTHSTEERAKAM; encoded by the coding sequence ATGACTTCTCCGATAACTCAGAAAGACATTGTTACTGCATGTAAGATAGAAACAACTAAAACTATAATTGAGGAACTAAATGGTGATTACTTTGCCTTGCTAGTTGATGAATCTTTTGATATGTCCTGTAAGGAGCAAATGGCTATTGTCTTACGTTATATTGATATAATGAGATTTGTGATGGAGCGACTTATTGATGTTGTTCATGTTCAAAATACTAGTACTTCATCTTTGAAGAGTGCAATTATTAATTTACTTGCTCAACACTCCTTAAGTCTATCATATGTGCGTGGACAATGTTATGATGGGGAAAGCAATATGCAAGGTGAGATTAATGGTCTTAAAATGTTGATTAAGAGAGAAAGTAGatcggctcatttcattcattgTTTTGCTCATCAACTCCAACTTACCCTTGTTGCGATTTCTAAGAAATGTCTTCAAGTGGGGGAACTTGTAGTATTGGTttcaaatattttgaatatattggGATCTTCTTTTAAGCGTATGGATGAATTTCGAGAATCTCAAAAAGAAAGAATTCAAGAGGCATTAGATATGGGTGAGCTTACAACCGGTAGGGGCTTGAATCAAGAACTTGGTCTTTCAAGAGCATGTGATACTCGTTGGAGATATCACTTtaaatcttttaatatttttattatgatGTTTGGCTCTATTCTTGATGTTCTTGAATCGCTTGTTCTTGATACACATTCTACAGAAGAAAGAGCCAAGGCAATGTGA